One window of Marmota flaviventris isolate mMarFla1 chromosome 5, mMarFla1.hap1, whole genome shotgun sequence genomic DNA carries:
- the LOC139705631 gene encoding olfactory receptor 2T29-like, with amino-acid sequence MDIITWMTNHTGWADFILVGLFRQSQHPALLCVVIFLVFLMALSGNAVLIILIHSSAKLHTPMYFFISQLSLMDMMSISITVPKMLLDQVLGVSTISVPECGIQMFLYLTLVGSEFFLLAAMAYDRYMAICHPLRYPVLINHRVCLLLASGCWFLGSMDGFMLTPVTMTFPFCRSREIQHFFCEVPAVMKLSCSDTSLYETLMYLCCVLMLLIPVTVISGSYSCILLTIHRMNSAEGRRKAPATCSSHMMVVTLFYGAAVYTYMLPTSYHTPQKDMVVSVFYTILTPVLNPLIYSFRNKDVTGALRKMLSMGLVFQETVK; translated from the coding sequence ATGGACATCATCACCTGGATGACCAACCACACAGGGTGGGCAGATTTCATCCTGGTGGGACTCTTCAGGCAATCTCAACACCCAGCTTTGCTCTGTGTGGTCATTTTTCTGGTTTTCCTGATGGCCTTGTCTGGAAATGCTGTCCTGATCATCCTGATACACTCCAGTGCCAaactccacacccccatgtacttcttcatcAGCCAGCTGTCCCTCATGGACATGATGTCCATCTCCATCACTGTGCCCAAGATGCTCCTGGATCAGGTACTGGGTGTGAGTACCATCTCCGTCCCTGAATGTGGGATACAGATGTTCCTCTACTTGACACTAGTAGGTTCTGAGTTTTTCCTTCTGGcagccatggcctatgaccgctacaTGGCCATCTGCCATCCACTTCGCTATCCAGTCCTCATTAACCATAGAGTGTGTCTCCTCCTAGCAtctggctgctggttcctgggaTCAATGGATGGCTTCATGCTGACTCCTGTCACCATGACCTTCCCATTCTGCAGATCCCGGGAGATCCagcacttcttctgtgaagtccctGCTGTGATGAAGCTCTCCTGCTCAGACACCTCGCTCTATGAGACGCTCATGTACCTGTGCTGTGTCCTCATGCTCCTCATCCCTGTGACAGTCATTTCAGGCTCCTATTCCTGCATCCTCCTCACCATCCACAGGATGAACtcagcagagggcaggaggaaggccccggccacctgctcctcacacaTGATGGTGGTCACACTCTTCTATGGCGCTGCCGTCTACACCTACATGCTCCCCACCTCCTACCACACTCCTCAGAAGGACATGGTGGTGTCTGTGTTTTACACCATTCTCACCCCTGTGCTGAACCCCTTAATCTACAGTTTCAGGAACAAGGATGTCACTGGGGCTCTGAGGAAAATGTTGAGTATGGGACTTGTCTTTCAGGAAACAGTAAAGTAG
- the LOC139705632 gene encoding olfactory receptor 2T29-like — protein MDITSWMTNHTRWADFILVGLFRQSQHPALLCVVIFLVFLMALSGNAVLIILIHSSAKLHTPMYFFISQLSLMDMMSISITVPKMLLDQVLRVSTISVPECGIQMFLYLTLVGSEFFLLAAMAYDRYMAICHPLRYPVLINHRVCLLLASGCWFLGSVDGFMLTPVTMPFPFCRSREIQHFFCEVPAVMKLSCSDTSLYEKLMYLCCVLMLLIPVTVISGSYFCILLTIHRMNSAEGRRKALATCSSHMMVVTLFYGAAVYTYMLPSSYHTPQKDMVMSVFYPILTPVLNPLIYSFRNKDVTGALRKMLSMGPVFPETVK, from the coding sequence ATGGACATCACCTCCTGGATGACCAACCACACAAGGTGGGCAGATTTCATCCTGGTGGGACTCTTCAGGCAATCCCAACACCCAGCTCTGCTTTGTGTGGTCATTTTTCTGGTTTTCCTGATGGCCTTGTCTGGAAATGCTGTCCTTATCATTCTGATACACTCCAGTGCCAaactccacacccccatgtacttcttcatcAGCCAGCTGTCCCTCATGGACATGATGTCCATCTCTATCACTGTGCCCAAGATGCTCCTGGACCAGGTACTACGTGTGAGTACGATCTCAGTCCCAGAATGTGGGATACAGATGTTCCTCTACTTGACACTAGTAGGTTCTGAGTTTTTCCTTCTGGcagccatggcctatgaccgctacaTGGCCATCTGCCATCCACTTCGCTATCCAGTCCTCATTAACCATAGAGTGTGTCTCCTCCTAGCAtctggctgctggttcctgggaTCAGTGGATGGCTTCATGCTGACTCCTGTCACCATGCCCTTCCCATTCTGCAGATCCCGGGAGATCCagcacttcttctgtgaagtccctGCTGTGATGAAGCTCTCCTGCTCAGACACCTCACTCTATGAGAAGCTCATGTACCTGTGCTGTGTCCTCATGCTCCTCATCCCTGTGACAGTCATTTCAGGCTCCTATTTCTGCATCCTCCTCACCATCCACAGGATGAACtcagcagagggcaggaggaaggccctggccacctgctcctcacacaTGATGGTGGTCACACTCTTCTATGGTGCTGCCGTCTACACCTACATGCTCCCCAGCTCCTACCACACTCCTCAGAAGGACATGGTGATGTCTGTGTTTTACCCCATTCTTACCCCTGTGCTGAACCCCTTAATCTACAGTTTCAGGAACAAGGATGTCACTGGGGCTCTGAGGAAAATGTTGAGTATGGGACCTGTCTTTCCAGAAACAGTAAAGTAG